The DNA sequence GAAGCCTACGCGCTGTTGCAGGACTGGCCGGCCGCCAGCCGCAACGGCGCCCATGCCGTCGCCCTCAATGCCTGCAAGGCGGGCATCGCCGGTGAGATCGACCCGGAGACGGTGCGCGCGACGCTGGTCACCTTCGCACGCCGCAACGACATATTGCTGCCGGATATGGTTTCGCCGGCCGCTGCGATGGACAATGCGCTGCAGGCAGGGCGAGGCGGCAGGTCCGCCTGATCTTCAGCGATCCGCCTCGCGGCGGTGGCGGGCGCGAGCCCGCGGGGAACCAAGCGATGGCCATCGGGTTGAATCAGCGTTGGTTCCCCGAGGCGAGGCGACGTCATGAGCATCCTGCAAAGCATCAAGAAAGTGGCCGAACAGGTGACCGGTGCCGCAAGACCGGACAGCCGTCATGCGGCCGACCTTGTCAGGCCGCGCAAAGCGAACGAGTTCAGGTTTGGCGATGATGGCCTGGTGCCCAATCATCCGTCCTGGCCGCTGGTCGTCTATCGCGGCGCAGTGAGATTGCCGGAAGACTTCGATCCCGCGGCCGTGTTAGAGGCGCTTTTCTCGGCCAATGGCTGGGGAGACAGCTGGGCAACGGCATCTACGATTATGTTCACTACCATTCGCGCATCCACGAAGTGCTCGGCGTGGCGCGTGGCACGGCGAAGGTCCGGTTTGGCGGCAAGAAGGGCCGAACGCTGGCGCTGAAGGCCGGCGATGTCGCGGTTCTTCCGGCCGGCACGGGGCACCAGCGCATCTCCGCTTCGGACGACTTTCTCGTCGTTGGCGCCTATCCGCCGGCCGGTACCTATGACGAATGCACGACCACCGCCGACCACGCCAAGGCGGTGGTGACGATCCCCAAGGTCGGCCGTCCGCGCAAGGATCCCGTCTATGGAAGCAAGGGCCCGCTGCTGGCGGCGTGGAAGAAAGATTGAGTTCGCCGAAGGCGAAAGAGAGCAGGCCCTGCCTCGGAACGATCGACGGGCAGATCGAAGCATAGTTCATCACTCCGGTGGAACGCTCTCGGGCATTGGAGGTTGATAGCCGTCGAATGCTTTATCAACGGACTGGAAAACGGAGAGAGCCCGCCTTCGGTTGACGCCGGGGCGGGTTCTTTTTTGTCTGAGATTCTCGGGATTGATGGCGCGCGGGAACATGTCCGGCATGCCAGGCGCAATGGGAGCAAGCCTGGAGAAAGCAGGTGGTGAAGAGATTGCGCCTGCCTCGGAGCGGACAGACGACTGATATACCGTCTACATTCCGTAGGTGAGGGCAACATAGATCGCCGGGATAAGCGTCAGGCAGATCGCCATTCCCACGACAACGGCGATGGCCAAGCGCTCGGTTCGCCTGACAAGATCGACCATGTTGGCGTCCTCACTCAGACAGACGGGCGGGCCCGACGGGATTTCCGGGGCCTGAACATCATTGTCATTTGCGGGGCGATTGTCGTCGTGGATGCTCGGTCTCTGGGCTGATGTCACTGCTTGCCTCGCTCTCAGAATATCCGGCGGTCGAGCTGGATTCCGCGATGATGGATGATTGGCTGCGTTGCTCCGGCGCGAAACCCAACGTATCGGCAAGACATGGGTTGCCGCATACGACTTCAGTCTTGCCAATTCTTAGACCTAAGCCTTGCCCGGGAACGCAATGCAGCGGGAGCCGTTGGTGACCGGTGACAACTCAAAGAATAGGAGAGGAGAAAGTCATGGCTGACGGTCCAACTGTTGTTAATTCTGGAGGTGGTGGCGGCACTGCGGTCGCTATTGTTCTTGCGGTAATCGCTATCGTTGTCCTGCTGATATTTACCGGTGTCATCAACATCGGTGGCGGCGGCGGGAAGGACATCAACGTGAAGGTTGAGGCGCCAAAGGTGGAAGCTCCGGCCACTTCAGCGCCCGCGAAGCCCGCGGCACCTGCCAATGGTGGCTGATTGGCTGCGGCAGAGGCCAGAATAATTCTGGCCTCTGAAAATGTTTCTTGGTTCACAAAAG is a window from the Mesorhizobium australicum WSM2073 genome containing:
- a CDS encoding DUF982 domain-containing protein, with translation MNRWQFEEPVTILVGMGFPRKIESVMEAYALLQDWPAASRNGAHAVALNACKAGIAGEIDPETVRATLVTFARRNDILLPDMVSPAAAMDNALQAGRGGRSA